The following are from one region of the Cynocephalus volans isolate mCynVol1 chromosome 17, mCynVol1.pri, whole genome shotgun sequence genome:
- the CHMP5 gene encoding charged multivesicular body protein 5, with protein sequence MNRFFGKAKPKAPPPSLTDCIGTVDSRAESIDKKISRLDAELVKYKDQIKKMREGPAKNMVKQKALRVLKQKRMYEQQRDNLAQQSFNMEQANYTIQSLKDTKTTVDAMKLGVKEMKKAYKQVKIDQIEDLQDQLEDMMEDANEIQEALSRSYGTPELDEDDLEAELDALGDELLADEDSSYLDEAASAPAIPEGVPTDTKNKDGVLVDEFGLPQIPAS encoded by the exons ATGAACCGATTCTTCGGAAAAGCGAAACCCAAGGCTCCGCCACCAAGCCTCACTGACTGCATTGGCACG GTGGACAGCAGGGCAGAATCCATTGACAAGAAGATTTCTCGATTGGATGCTGAGCTAGTGAAGTATAAGGATCAGATCAAGAAGATGAGAGAGGGTCCTGCAAAG aataTGGTCAAGCAGAAAGCCTTGCGGGTTTTAAAGCAAAAGCGAAT GTATGAGCAGCAGCGGGACAATCTCGCCCAACAGTCATTTAACATGGAACAAGCCAATTACACCATCCAATCATTGAAGGACACCAAGACCACG GTTGATGCTATGAAACTGGGAGTAAAGGAAATGAAGAAGGCATATAAGCAAGTGAAAATCGACCAAATTGAG GATTTACAAGACCAGCTAGAGGATATGATGGAAGATGCAAATGAAATCCAAGAAGCACTGAGTCGCAGTTATGGCACCCCAGAATTAGATGAAGATGACCTAGAAGCAG AGTTGGATGCACTGGGTGATGAGCTTCTGGCTGATGAAGATAGTTCTTACTTGGATGAAGCAGCATCAGCACCTGCAATTCCAGAAGGTGTTCCCACTGACACAAAAAACAAG GATGGAGTCCTGGTGGATGAATTTGGATTGCCACAGATCCCTGCTTCATAG